A section of the Rhodobacter sp. genome encodes:
- a CDS encoding outer membrane lipid asymmetry maintenance protein MlaD: protein MAYRPWEILLGAAVLSVAALFVVFALRTTGTALTQAQGYPLYATFRSAEGVRPGTEVRLAGVKIGTVTGLSLDPQSFRAQLAIAVTPGLELPGDSTIQVASEGLLGGTFIEVLPGGGLENLRPGDTFQDTQSAVSLITLLLRAFTGSDASEAPEGAAP, encoded by the coding sequence ATGGCCTATCGCCCCTGGGAAATCCTGCTGGGCGCCGCGGTGCTGAGCGTCGCGGCCCTGTTTGTGGTGTTTGCGCTGCGCACCACGGGCACCGCGCTGACCCAGGCGCAGGGCTATCCGCTCTATGCGACCTTTCGGTCGGCCGAGGGGGTTCGCCCCGGGACCGAGGTGCGACTGGCCGGGGTCAAGATCGGCACCGTCACCGGCCTGTCGCTGGACCCGCAGAGCTTTCGCGCGCAACTGGCGATCGCGGTGACCCCGGGGCTGGAGCTGCCCGGCGATTCGACGATCCAGGTGGCGTCCGAGGGGCTTTTGGGGGGCACCTTCATCGAGGTTCTGCCAGGGGGGGGCCTGGAAAACCTGCGCCCTGGCGACACGTTCCAGGATACCCAGAGCGCGGTCAGCCTGATCACGCTGCTGTTGCGCGCCTTTACCGGGTCGGACGCCTCCGAGGCGCCCGAGGGGGCGGCGCCATGA
- a CDS encoding NADH:ubiquinone oxidoreductase subunit NDUFA12 gives MNLLLRILTWWNGQTLGTQLYTWRKGVKVGEDAQGNIFYRSRDGKRRWVIYNGEIEASRIDTDWHGWLHHTWDEPPTARPLAHKPWELPHNPNLTGTPAAYVPPGSLRRAAPVERRDYEAWQPE, from the coding sequence ATGAACCTGCTTCTTCGCATCCTGACCTGGTGGAACGGCCAGACGCTGGGCACGCAGCTCTATACCTGGCGCAAGGGCGTCAAGGTCGGAGAGGACGCGCAGGGCAACATCTTCTACCGGTCGCGCGACGGCAAACGCCGCTGGGTCATCTACAACGGCGAGATCGAGGCCAGCCGCATCGACACCGACTGGCACGGCTGGCTGCACCACACCTGGGACGAACCGCCGACCGCCCGTCCGCTGGCTCACAAGCCCTGGGAACTGCCCCACAATCCGAACCTGACCGGCACACCCGCCGCCTATGTCCCGCCGGGATCGCTGCGCCGCGCCGCGCCGGTGGAACGCCGCGACTACGAAGCCTGGCAGCCGGAATAA
- a CDS encoding peptidylprolyl isomerase, protein MLRRNLLAALAALFLAPVAALASDPPAGAPVLEIDVAGVANGTIRVALRPDLAPQHVARIVALAESGAYDNVVFHRVIDGFMAQTGDVQFGRADGDTARAGMGGSDLPDLPAEFSAEPFDRGVMGMARARDPNSANSQFFLMFAPAPHLNGQYTVVGQIIDGFDVLDAIKRGEGPNGAVLGTPDVMAHVRVTE, encoded by the coding sequence ATGCTCAGGCGTAACCTGCTGGCCGCGCTGGCGGCCCTGTTCCTCGCGCCGGTGGCCGCGTTGGCGAGCGATCCGCCCGCCGGCGCCCCGGTGCTGGAGATCGACGTCGCGGGTGTCGCCAACGGCACGATCCGCGTTGCCCTGCGCCCCGATCTGGCGCCGCAGCACGTCGCGCGCATCGTCGCCCTGGCCGAATCCGGCGCCTATGACAACGTGGTCTTCCACCGCGTCATCGACGGCTTCATGGCGCAGACCGGCGACGTGCAGTTCGGCCGCGCCGATGGCGACACCGCGCGCGCCGGCATGGGCGGGTCCGACCTGCCGGACCTGCCGGCCGAATTCTCGGCCGAGCCCTTCGATCGCGGGGTGATGGGCATGGCGCGGGCGCGCGATCCCAACTCGGCCAACAGCCAGTTCTTCCTGATGTTCGCCCCCGCGCCGCATCTGAACGGGCAATACACCGTCGTCGGACAGATCATCGACGGTTTCGACGTGCTCGACGCGATCAAGCGCGGCGAGGGGCCGAACGGGGCGGTGCTGGGCACCCCCGATGTGATGGCGCATGTCCGCGTGACCGAGTGA
- a CDS encoding peptidylprolyl isomerase encodes MAEIKDPENTILIELKTGTVVIELLADVAPGHAQRMKDLARAGAYDGVVFHRVIDGFMAQTGDVANGNATKDSFNIRRAGTGGSDLPDLKAEFSGIPHDRGTLGAARSQNPHSANSQFFINFNDNHFLNRQYTVYGRVISGMEHVDQIVRGEPPASPDRMIKVTVAADAQA; translated from the coding sequence ATGGCCGAGATCAAGGACCCCGAAAACACCATCCTCATCGAGCTGAAGACGGGCACCGTCGTCATCGAGCTGTTGGCCGATGTCGCGCCCGGTCATGCGCAGCGCATGAAGGACCTCGCGCGCGCGGGCGCTTATGACGGCGTGGTCTTCCACCGCGTCATCGACGGCTTCATGGCCCAGACCGGCGACGTGGCCAACGGCAACGCCACCAAGGACAGCTTCAACATCCGCCGCGCCGGCACGGGCGGGTCGGATCTGCCGGACCTCAAGGCCGAATTCTCGGGCATCCCGCACGACCGCGGCACGCTTGGCGCTGCGCGCTCGCAGAACCCGCATTCCGCGAATTCACAATTCTTCATCAATTTCAATGACAACCACTTTCTGAACCGGCAATACACGGTCTATGGCCGGGTGATTTCGGGGATGGAGCACGTCGATCAGATCGTGCGCGGCGAGCCGCCGGCGTCCCCGGACCGGATGATCAAGGTGACGGTGGCGGCCGATGCTCAGGCGTAA
- the glpD gene encoding glycerol-3-phosphate dehydrogenase: MTQTSSDPFDLVVIGGGINGCGIARDAAGRGLKVLLAEKGDLAGATSSASTKLFHGGLRYLEYFEFRLVREALIERERLLTAMPHIAWPMRFVLPYHKGMRFDAETPTSRLLGWVMPWMRGRRPAWLIRLGLFLYDHLGGRKILPGTSKLDLRHAPEGGPLRDEFRHAYEYSDCWVQDSRLVALNARDAAERGAEILTRTAVTAARVEDGLWTVTLENGRSLRAKALVNAAGPWVSAVLHQVLHRDLRDHVRLVRGSHIVVPRLYAHEKAYFFQGRDGRIIFAIPYEQDFTLIGTTDADHSDPDTAPRCTDSERDYLCGFASDYFKRPVRPEDVVWTYSGVRPLYDDGARSATAATRDYVLTLDTGAGAPVLNVFGGKITTYRRLAESALAKLGAHLPMGRDWTAGVPLPGGDFPVDQVPSLVADLRQRHPFLSLGQAWRLVRGYGTDAGAMLAGATGPEDLGASFGAGLFAREVDWLRTHEFARTAEDVLWRRTRLGLHLTPEQSAAVDRYLHA, from the coding sequence ATGACCCAAACCTCGAGCGATCCATTCGACCTTGTCGTCATCGGCGGGGGAATCAACGGCTGCGGCATCGCCCGGGACGCGGCCGGGCGCGGGCTCAAGGTGTTGCTGGCGGAAAAGGGCGATCTGGCCGGGGCGACGTCCTCGGCCTCGACCAAGCTGTTCCATGGCGGGTTGCGCTATCTGGAATATTTCGAGTTCCGCTTGGTGCGCGAGGCCCTGATCGAACGCGAGCGTCTGCTGACGGCGATGCCGCATATCGCCTGGCCGATGCGTTTCGTGCTGCCCTATCACAAGGGGATGCGCTTTGACGCCGAAACGCCGACCTCGCGGCTGCTGGGCTGGGTCATGCCCTGGATGCGGGGGCGCCGCCCGGCCTGGCTGATCCGGCTGGGGTTGTTCCTGTATGACCACCTGGGCGGGCGCAAGATCCTGCCCGGCACGTCGAAACTGGACCTGCGCCACGCCCCCGAAGGGGGGCCGCTGCGGGACGAATTCCGCCACGCCTATGAATACTCGGATTGTTGGGTGCAAGATTCGCGGCTGGTGGCGTTGAACGCCCGCGATGCGGCCGAACGCGGCGCCGAGATCCTGACCCGCACCGCCGTCACCGCCGCCCGGGTGGAAGACGGGCTTTGGACCGTCACCTTGGAAAACGGACGCAGCCTGCGGGCAAAGGCGCTGGTCAATGCCGCCGGCCCCTGGGTCAGCGCGGTTCTGCACCAGGTGCTGCACCGCGACCTGCGCGACCATGTGCGCCTGGTGCGCGGCTCGCATATCGTCGTGCCACGGCTCTATGCCCATGAAAAGGCGTATTTCTTTCAGGGGCGCGACGGGCGCATCATCTTTGCCATTCCCTACGAGCAGGACTTCACCCTGATCGGCACCACCGACGCCGACCATAGCGACCCCGACACCGCGCCACGCTGCACGGACAGCGAACGCGACTATCTGTGCGGCTTTGCCTCGGACTATTTCAAACGGCCCGTCCGGCCCGAGGATGTGGTCTGGACCTATTCGGGCGTGCGTCCGCTCTACGACGACGGCGCGCGCAGCGCCACGGCGGCGACGCGGGACTATGTGCTGACGCTGGACACGGGCGCAGGGGCGCCGGTGCTCAATGTCTTTGGCGGCAAGATCACCACCTACCGGCGGCTGGCGGAATCGGCGCTGGCCAAGCTGGGCGCGCATCTGCCGATGGGGCGCGACTGGACAGCGGGGGTGCCGCTGCCGGGCGGGGATTTCCCGGTCGATCAGGTGCCGTCGCTGGTCGCCGACCTGCGACAACGCCACCCGTTCCTCAGCCTGGGGCAGGCGTGGCGCCTGGTGCGCGGCTATGGCACCGACGCCGGTGCGATGCTCGCCGGCGCCACCGGGCCCGAGGACCTGGGCGCCTCCTTTGGCGCTGGCCTCTTCGCCCGCGAGGTGGACTGGCTCAGGACCCATGAATTCGCGCGAACGGCCGAGGACGTGCTGTGGCGGCGCACCCGGCTGGGCCTGCATCTGACGCCTGAACAAAGCGCCGCGGTCGATCGCTACCTGCACGCCTGA
- a CDS encoding DeoR/GlpR transcriptional regulator: MAQGFRLPEILDIARAEGRVTVDDLAQRFGVTAQTIRRDLAELDDTGKLERVHGGAILRSGTVNIGYQERAALNAEEKRAIARACAAEIPQGASVFLAIGTTTEAVARELRRHAGLMVVTNNMNTANILAENPDCQVIVTGGTLRRSDGGLTGPLTEGAIRQFKVDIAVIGCSALDADGDMLDYDIHEVGVSRALIAQARKAWLVVDHSKLGRTAPARIDSLAVLDSLFIDRPLPERLRVACEGWGTRVVTCGPVAEPPPGD, from the coding sequence ATGGCCCAGGGTTTCCGCCTTCCCGAGATCCTCGACATTGCCCGCGCCGAAGGTCGGGTGACCGTGGACGATCTGGCGCAGCGGTTCGGCGTCACCGCGCAGACGATCCGCCGCGACCTGGCCGAACTGGACGATACCGGCAAGCTCGAGCGCGTCCACGGCGGGGCGATCCTGCGTTCGGGCACGGTGAACATCGGCTATCAGGAACGCGCCGCGCTGAACGCCGAGGAAAAGCGCGCCATCGCCCGCGCCTGCGCCGCCGAGATTCCGCAAGGCGCGTCGGTCTTTCTGGCGATCGGCACCACGACCGAGGCCGTCGCGCGCGAATTGCGCCGTCATGCCGGGTTGATGGTGGTCACCAACAACATGAACACCGCCAACATTCTGGCCGAAAACCCGGACTGCCAGGTGATTGTGACCGGCGGCACGCTCAGGCGATCGGACGGCGGGCTGACCGGGCCCCTGACCGAAGGCGCGATCCGCCAATTCAAGGTCGATATCGCGGTGATCGGCTGTTCGGCGCTGGATGCAGACGGCGACATGCTGGATTATGACATCCACGAGGTCGGCGTCAGCCGCGCGCTGATCGCCCAGGCGCGCAAGGCCTGGCTGGTGGTCGATCATTCGAAACTGGGCCGCACCGCGCCCGCGCGCATTGATTCGCTGGCCGTTCTGGACAGCCTGTTCATCGACCGGCCCCTGCCCGAGCGCCTGCGCGTCGCGTGCGAGGGCTGGGGCACGCGGGTGGTGACCTGCGGGCCGGTCGCCGAACCGCCGCCGGGCGATTAG